In Lentilitoribacter sp. Alg239-R112, the following proteins share a genomic window:
- the rpoC gene encoding DNA-directed RNA polymerase subunit beta', with protein MNQEVMNLFNPTAPAQTFDSIRISIASPEKILSWSFGEIKKPETINYRTFKPERDGLFCARIFGPIKDYECLCGKYKRMKYKGVICEKCGVEVTLARVRRERMGHIELAAPVAHIWFLKSLPSRIATLLDMTLKDIERVLYFENYIVTEPGLTSLGEQQLLSEEEYMLASDEFGEDTFTAMIGAEAIFELLASMDLVEIAGQLRADLAETTSELKTKKFMKRLKVVENFIESGNRPEWMILKIVPVIPPDLRPLVPLDGGRFATSDLNDLYRRVINRNNRLKRLMELRAPGIIIRNEKRMLQESVDALFDNGRRGRVITGANKRPLKSLSDMLKGKQGRFRQNLLGKRVDYSGRSVIVSGPELKLHQCGLPKKMALELFKPFIYARLDAKGFSSTVKQAKKLVEKEKPEVWDILDEVIREHPVLLNRAPTLHRLGIQAFEPTLVEGKAIQLHPLVCTAFNADFDGDQMAVHVPLSLEAQLEARVLMMSTNNILHPANGQPIIVPSQDMVLGIYYLSIMNSNEPGEDMAFSDMGELHHALDNGVVTLHAKIKGRFKSVDEEGNPTSEIVETTPGRMIIGELLPKNAKVVFDVCNQIMTKKNISKMIDDVYRHCGQKEAVIFCDRIMQLGFKHACMAGISFGKDDMIIPDSKKTIVSDTETMVQDYEQQYNDGLITKGEKYNKVIDAWGKANEKVTDEMMDLLKAVVFDEDGRQKQINSIYMMSHSGARGSVNQMRQLGGMRGLMAKPSGEIIETPIISNFKEGLTVNEYFNSTHGARKGLADTALKTANSGYLTRRLVDVAQDCIITQPDCGTDKGLTMTPIVDAGQVVAPIGQRVLGRTILVDVINPADGSVLIPAGRMVDEADVIKIEAAGIQSIEIRSPLTCVLQNGICGTCYGRDLARGTKANMGEAVGVIAAQSIGEPGTQLTMRTFHLGGTATVVDSSYMEASYEGTIRMKNRNMVRHKDGHLVAMGRNMSVQIIDETGAERASQRVSYGSKIFVDDGDAVNRGQRLAEWDPYTRPIMTEVTGTIDFEDVVDGVSVLESADEATGITKRQVIDWRSTPRGADLKPAIVIKDKDGNVAKLDRGGEARFLLSVDAILSVEPGQKITAGEVIARFPMESAKTKDITGGLPRVAELFEARRPKDHAIIAEIDGTIRFGRDYKNKRRIIIEPAEEGVEQAEYLIPKGKPFHLQDGDFIEMGEYILDGNPAPHDILAIKGVEALASYLVNEIQEVYRLQGVLINDKHIEVIVRQMLQKVEITESGDSTYIPGDNVDKLELQTVNKRLEEDGRKPASGNPVLLGITKASLQTPSFISAASFQETTKVLTEGAIAGKTDTLQGLKENVIVGRLIPAGTGGQMSQIRRVASQRDELIIEDKKANTQVEEAAPMLEELSGDATPEETPAE; from the coding sequence TTCTATTGCTAGTCCGGAAAAAATTCTATCATGGTCGTTTGGCGAGATTAAAAAGCCTGAAACAATCAACTATCGTACGTTCAAGCCTGAGCGCGATGGTCTATTCTGCGCTCGTATCTTTGGTCCGATCAAAGATTACGAATGCCTGTGCGGTAAATATAAACGCATGAAGTATAAAGGCGTTATCTGCGAGAAGTGTGGCGTTGAAGTTACGCTTGCACGTGTTCGCCGTGAACGCATGGGTCACATTGAGCTGGCTGCTCCTGTGGCACATATCTGGTTCTTGAAATCGCTTCCTAGTCGTATCGCTACTTTGCTTGATATGACTTTGAAGGATATCGAGCGCGTTCTGTATTTCGAAAACTATATCGTAACAGAACCTGGTCTTACATCCCTTGGAGAACAACAGCTTCTTTCTGAAGAAGAATATATGCTTGCAAGTGATGAGTTCGGTGAAGATACATTTACTGCGATGATTGGTGCGGAAGCTATTTTTGAATTGCTTGCGTCTATGGATCTTGTTGAAATTGCAGGCCAGCTTCGTGCGGATCTAGCAGAAACAACATCTGAGCTTAAAACCAAGAAATTCATGAAGCGTCTCAAAGTCGTTGAAAACTTCATTGAATCTGGTAACCGTCCGGAGTGGATGATCCTGAAAATCGTTCCAGTGATTCCGCCGGATCTTCGTCCATTGGTTCCGCTGGATGGTGGTCGTTTTGCGACATCCGATTTGAACGATCTTTATCGTCGTGTGATCAACCGTAACAACCGCTTGAAGCGTCTTATGGAGCTTCGTGCTCCTGGAATCATCATCCGAAACGAGAAGCGCATGCTTCAAGAATCTGTTGATGCTCTGTTTGATAATGGTCGTCGTGGTCGTGTGATTACTGGTGCTAATAAACGCCCGCTGAAATCACTATCAGATATGCTTAAAGGTAAGCAGGGTCGTTTCCGTCAGAACTTGCTCGGTAAACGGGTTGATTATTCTGGTCGCTCGGTGATTGTGTCTGGTCCTGAGTTGAAACTACACCAGTGTGGTTTGCCTAAGAAAATGGCTTTGGAACTTTTCAAACCATTTATCTATGCTCGTCTTGACGCTAAAGGCTTTTCTTCAACTGTGAAGCAAGCCAAAAAATTGGTTGAGAAGGAAAAACCAGAAGTTTGGGATATCCTCGATGAGGTTATTCGTGAGCATCCGGTTCTACTAAACCGCGCGCCTACATTGCACAGATTGGGCATTCAAGCATTTGAACCTACCTTGGTTGAAGGTAAAGCTATCCAGCTTCATCCGCTTGTATGTACAGCCTTTAATGCTGACTTTGATGGTGACCAAATGGCGGTACACGTGCCGCTATCACTGGAAGCACAGCTTGAAGCTCGTGTCTTGATGATGTCAACAAACAACATCTTGCACCCGGCCAATGGTCAACCGATCATCGTGCCTTCGCAAGATATGGTTCTTGGTATTTATTATCTATCAATCATGAACTCGAACGAGCCTGGCGAAGACATGGCCTTCTCTGATATGGGTGAATTGCACCACGCGCTGGATAATGGTGTTGTGACACTTCATGCAAAAATCAAAGGTCGTTTCAAATCAGTTGATGAAGAAGGTAATCCAACTTCTGAAATTGTTGAAACAACACCTGGCCGTATGATCATTGGTGAATTGCTTCCGAAGAATGCCAAAGTCGTATTTGATGTTTGCAATCAGATTATGACTAAGAAGAACATTTCGAAAATGATCGATGATGTTTATCGTCATTGTGGTCAGAAAGAAGCGGTTATCTTCTGTGACCGTATCATGCAACTTGGCTTTAAGCATGCTTGTATGGCTGGTATTTCCTTCGGTAAGGATGACATGATCATTCCTGATTCTAAGAAAACTATTGTTTCCGATACTGAGACAATGGTTCAGGATTATGAGCAGCAGTATAATGACGGTCTGATCACCAAAGGTGAGAAATACAACAAGGTCATTGATGCTTGGGGTAAAGCCAACGAAAAAGTAACCGATGAGATGATGGATCTTCTTAAAGCGGTTGTTTTCGATGAAGATGGTCGTCAAAAGCAGATCAACTCGATTTACATGATGAGCCACTCTGGTGCTCGTGGTTCTGTGAACCAGATGCGTCAGCTTGGTGGTATGCGTGGCCTTATGGCTAAACCTTCTGGTGAGATTATCGAAACTCCGATCATCTCAAACTTTAAAGAAGGCTTGACTGTGAATGAGTACTTTAACTCCACTCACGGTGCGCGTAAGGGTCTTGCCGATACTGCGCTTAAAACGGCTAACTCCGGTTATCTGACACGTCGTTTGGTTGATGTTGCTCAGGATTGCATCATCACTCAGCCTGATTGTGGCACTGATAAGGGTCTTACAATGACACCTATCGTTGACGCGGGTCAGGTTGTTGCGCCGATTGGTCAGCGCGTCTTGGGTCGCACGATCCTTGTGGATGTTATCAACCCTGCCGATGGTAGTGTTCTGATCCCTGCAGGTCGTATGGTTGACGAGGCGGATGTTATCAAAATTGAAGCGGCTGGTATTCAGTCGATTGAAATTCGTTCTCCGCTTACATGTGTATTGCAAAACGGTATTTGCGGCACATGTTATGGTCGTGACCTTGCACGTGGTACAAAAGCAAATATGGGTGAAGCTGTTGGTGTTATCGCAGCGCAATCCATTGGTGAGCCGGGTACTCAGCTTACTATGCGTACGTTCCACTTGGGCGGTACTGCGACAGTGGTGGATTCATCTTATATGGAAGCCTCTTATGAGGGGACTATCCGGATGAAGAACCGTAATATGGTTCGTCATAAAGACGGTCACCTGGTGGCTATGGGTCGTAACATGTCTGTCCAGATCATCGATGAAACTGGTGCAGAGCGCGCGTCACAACGTGTTAGTTATGGTTCTAAAATCTTTGTTGATGATGGTGATGCGGTTAATCGCGGTCAGCGCCTTGCTGAATGGGATCCGTACACACGCCCAATCATGACTGAGGTCACAGGTACGATTGACTTTGAGGATGTGGTTGATGGTGTTTCCGTTCTGGAAAGTGCCGATGAAGCAACGGGTATCACAAAGCGTCAGGTTATCGATTGGCGTTCTACGCCGCGCGGTGCTGATCTTAAGCCTGCAATTGTCATCAAAGACAAAGACGGCAATGTTGCAAAACTGGATCGTGGTGGCGAAGCTCGCTTCCTGCTTTCAGTGGATGCGATCTTGTCTGTGGAACCTGGTCAGAAAATCACTGCCGGTGAAGTGATTGCACGTTTCCCAATGGAAAGTGCAAAAACGAAAGATATTACTGGTGGTCTTCCGCGTGTTGCTGAACTTTTCGAAGCACGTCGTCCGAAAGATCATGCGATTATTGCTGAAATTGACGGTACAATTCGTTTTGGCCGCGATTACAAAAACAAGCGTCGCATTATCATCGAGCCAGCGGAAGAGGGTGTCGAACAGGCCGAATATCTCATTCCAAAAGGTAAACCGTTCCATCTGCAGGATGGTGACTTTATCGAAATGGGTGAATATATCCTCGACGGTAATCCAGCACCACATGACATCTTGGCTATTAAAGGCGTTGAGGCTTTGGCTTCTTACCTCGTTAATGAGATTCAAGAAGTTTATCGTCTGCAGGGCGTGTTGATCAATGATAAGCACATTGAGGTGATTGTTCGCCAGATGCTGCAAAAAGTTGAGATCACAGAAAGTGGTGATTCAACATATATCCCTGGTGATAATGTTGATAAGCTTGAGCTGCAAACGGTCAACAAGCGTTTGGAAGAAGATGGTCGTAAGCCTGCATCTGGTAACCCTGTTCTATTGGGTATTACCAAAGCTTCGCTTCAAACGCCTTCCTTCATCTCAGCGGCATCGTTCCAAGAGACAACGAAAGTTCTTACAGAAGGCGCAATTGCCGGTAAGACTGATACACTACAAGGTCTTAAAGAGAACGTTATCGTGGGTCGATTGATCCCAGCAGGTACGGGTGGCCAAATGAGCCAAATCCGCCGTGTCGCATCTCAACGTGATGAGCTTATTATCGAAGATAAGAAAGCAAATACTCAAGTTGAAGAAGCAGCTCCAATGCTGGAAGAACTAAGCGGCGATGCTACACCAGAGGAAACTCCGGCTGAGTAA